Proteins encoded within one genomic window of Jiangella mangrovi:
- a CDS encoding glycosyltransferase family 39 protein → MRRAVPTVVWLIAVVHLVVALAQTAVFPNARSPDERQQVDLVLQVAEGDAWPWPDPGTAFLTEGIEAGYFIAADSLSGPQHLADRDDLPPRGQRLSYDEAGGDSAPVITSAGEPVHNQLIQHPPLYYLLGGAVVAAVPGWADQPLDAVWMLLRWGNALLVAALPLLLFLTARRLGLADPLPVVAAATPLLVPELTHIESSVNNDTLLIVLFAAATYLVARVLTGDLRWTTGAALGAVTSLALLTKGFALLMPAWILLAYVVAAARERQRTPDAARGLLVAAAASVPGALWWLRNKLEYGTIQPHGTQTEPPDLTAVYGWSDGGWDWLSRFAERMVTLFFVNDHDADRAMDASWWMARVALVAVVAGIGVTLARRSLPRTVALVLLFPIPALAAIVARGSYEQFAAFGDVAAAQQGRYLFPGIVGLMVVAVAGAAALAPAHRRWVLPGLLALAVAIHAAFWHDVWTLYWLPADTGVGNLGGVTRAARAMVEWYPFPPAVLGVVLLAGSAAAVLLARHAVVAATEPVEPVRTREPVA, encoded by the coding sequence ATGAGGCGTGCGGTGCCCACGGTCGTGTGGCTGATCGCCGTGGTGCACCTGGTCGTCGCGCTGGCGCAGACGGCGGTCTTCCCGAACGCGCGCTCGCCCGACGAGCGCCAGCAGGTCGACCTCGTGCTGCAGGTCGCCGAGGGCGATGCGTGGCCGTGGCCGGACCCCGGGACGGCGTTCCTGACCGAGGGCATCGAGGCCGGCTACTTCATCGCCGCGGACAGTCTCTCCGGACCGCAGCACCTGGCCGACCGCGACGACCTGCCGCCGCGCGGCCAGCGGCTCTCGTACGACGAGGCCGGCGGCGACTCGGCCCCCGTCATCACCTCGGCCGGTGAGCCGGTCCACAACCAGCTCATCCAGCACCCGCCGCTCTACTACCTGCTGGGCGGTGCCGTGGTGGCCGCGGTCCCGGGCTGGGCCGACCAGCCCCTCGACGCCGTGTGGATGCTGCTGCGCTGGGGCAACGCGCTGCTCGTCGCCGCGCTGCCGCTGCTGCTGTTCCTCACCGCGCGTCGCCTGGGGCTCGCGGACCCGCTGCCCGTGGTGGCCGCCGCGACGCCGCTGCTCGTCCCCGAGCTCACGCACATCGAGTCGTCGGTCAACAACGACACCCTGCTGATCGTCCTCTTCGCGGCGGCGACCTACCTGGTGGCGCGCGTCCTCACCGGCGACCTGCGCTGGACGACCGGGGCCGCGCTGGGCGCCGTCACCAGTCTGGCGCTGCTGACCAAGGGCTTCGCGCTGCTGATGCCCGCCTGGATCCTGCTCGCCTACGTCGTGGCGGCGGCGCGGGAGCGGCAGCGCACGCCCGACGCGGCCCGCGGGTTGCTGGTGGCGGCCGCGGCCAGCGTGCCGGGGGCGCTTTGGTGGCTGCGGAACAAGCTCGAGTACGGGACCATCCAGCCGCACGGCACGCAGACCGAGCCGCCGGACCTCACGGCCGTCTACGGCTGGTCCGACGGCGGCTGGGACTGGCTGTCGCGGTTCGCCGAGCGCATGGTGACGCTGTTCTTCGTCAACGACCACGACGCCGACCGCGCCATGGACGCCTCGTGGTGGATGGCCCGGGTCGCCCTCGTCGCGGTGGTCGCCGGCATCGGCGTGACGCTGGCCCGGCGCAGCCTCCCGCGGACGGTCGCGCTCGTCCTGCTGTTCCCGATCCCCGCGCTCGCCGCCATCGTCGCGCGCGGCTCGTACGAGCAGTTCGCCGCGTTCGGCGACGTCGCGGCGGCTCAGCAGGGCCGTTATCTGTTCCCGGGCATCGTCGGGCTGATGGTCGTGGCCGTCGCGGGCGCCGCGGCGCTCGCGCCCGCGCACCGGCGCTGGGTGCTCCCGGGCCTGCTCGCGCTCGCCGTGGCGATCCACGCGGCGTTCTGGCACGACGTGTGGACGCTCTACTGGCTGCCCGCCGACACGGGGGTGGGCAACCTCGGTGGAGTCACCCGCGCCGCCCGGGCCATGGTGGAGTGGTACCCGTTCCCGCCGGCGGTGCTGGGTGTCGTGCTGCTGGCCGGGTCGGCCGCGGCGGTCCTGCTCGCGCGGCACGCGGTCGTGGCGGCCACCGAGCCGGTCGAGCCGGTGCGGACCCGGGAGCCCGTCGCGTGA
- a CDS encoding DUF4194 domain-containing protein: protein MTTAASVRRDEPDLSVVVTQLMKGVVYRDVHESQWGQLLQLQPQVRDYVGVIGLTVVVDEAEGYAFLRSRPDLGDDDGPGIPRLIPRRALSFHVSLVLALLRKKLIEFDATGGDAKLVLSRDHIVEIVRVFMPAGSNEARLVDQIDSTIGKVVDLGFLRRIKGADLHFEVRRILKAFVDGQWLAEFDQRLAEYAAELLGDEPEEV from the coding sequence ATGACGACAGCGGCCTCTGTGCGGCGGGATGAGCCTGACCTCTCAGTCGTGGTCACGCAGCTCATGAAGGGCGTCGTGTACCGAGACGTTCATGAGTCACAGTGGGGCCAGCTGCTTCAGCTGCAGCCACAGGTCCGCGATTACGTCGGTGTCATCGGGCTGACCGTGGTGGTGGACGAGGCGGAGGGCTACGCGTTCCTGCGGTCGCGTCCCGATCTCGGCGATGACGATGGTCCCGGCATCCCGCGGCTGATCCCGCGCCGGGCGCTGTCGTTCCACGTCAGCCTTGTGCTGGCGCTGCTGCGCAAGAAGCTGATCGAGTTCGACGCCACCGGCGGTGACGCCAAGTTGGTCCTTTCCCGTGATCACATCGTCGAGATCGTGCGGGTGTTCATGCCTGCTGGAAGCAACGAGGCGCGCCTGGTCGACCAGATCGACTCCACCATCGGCAAGGTCGTCGACCTGGGCTTTCTCCGACGTATCAAGGGTGCTGATTTGCATTTCGAGGTGCGCCGCATCCTGAAGGCGTTCGTCGACGGACAGTGGCTGGCCGAGTTCGACCAGCGACTGGCCGAGTATGCGGCGGAGTTGCTCGGCGACGAGCCTGAGGAGGTCTGA
- a CDS encoding J domain-containing protein, with product MKADIAGLGGADPHDVLGVRVGASPQQVNRAFHREALRGGHPDTGGDALAFRRLVVARDALLAQPQVTPSSMGVRTGGAGPTTATPRPPRPPHPPQPPPGPGRAAARSSDASAIPLILLFLAFFVGVPHVLLALVLMLVP from the coding sequence GTGAAGGCTGACATCGCGGGCCTCGGCGGGGCCGACCCGCACGACGTGCTCGGCGTGCGGGTCGGGGCGAGCCCGCAGCAGGTGAACCGCGCGTTCCATCGCGAGGCACTGCGGGGCGGCCACCCCGACACCGGCGGCGACGCCCTCGCCTTCCGGCGCCTGGTGGTCGCCCGCGACGCCCTGCTCGCGCAACCGCAGGTGACGCCGTCGTCGATGGGAGTGCGCACCGGCGGCGCCGGTCCCACCACGGCCACACCCCGGCCACCCCGGCCGCCCCACCCGCCTCAGCCGCCGCCCGGCCCCGGCCGGGCGGCGGCGCGGTCGTCCGACGCGAGCGCGATCCCGCTGATCCTGCTCTTCCTGGCCTTCTTCGTCGGCGTCCCGCACGTACTGCTCGCGCTCGTGCTCATGCTCGTCCCGTGA
- a CDS encoding ATP-binding protein, producing MPGLFSAVELQGSAARRTGFRLTRLEVYNWGTFHRRAWRLDLDGDNALLTGDIGSGKSTIVDAITTLLLPANRISYNKAAGAEVRERSLRSYVLGYYKAERSETTGTSRPVGLRGPGSFSVVLGVFGNEGYDIAVSLAQVFWTKEGNSGQPERFYVAADRQLSITEDFADFGSDLIALRRRLRGSGARVHDHFPEYGRDFRRRLGIESEQAMELFHQTVSMKSVGDLNDFVRSHMLEPFDAKTWIEKLVGHFDDLTKAHDAVVKARSQRDELEPLLADCAAYDELVAEIAALTAERDALPFFCADRKASLLQLRIGELDREIATKQREQAVRETALAELDARKRALELERAGRGGDRLADIERQIGENEKLRDERQKRWDRFNDLLRQAELPLLEQADQFQDRLSQIAVLSESADTADAEVQNRLVEVATDQKEFGREAKDLNTELVSLRERRTNIPARSLELRSWMCGELGVAEAALPFAGELIQVRREWSQWEGAAERLLRGFGLSLLVPDEHYRAASSWINGRHLGARLVYYRVPRTPAPMPADDLSDRALFHRLEIADSDFYPWIERQLAHRAGVECVDSMDEFHRARRAITLAGQIKEAGRHEKDDRRRLDDRSQYVLGWSNEEKIDTLLDRASKVQRRMGELAGERQRLEAALARASERRGVLARLDELRDYTQLDWAEVVTKIATLAAEQQRIESSSSALERLANEIEGIKRAIGEAGTARDALLAAVARLEDRRGRDRKALEQARVVLADSGYVAAVTMFDRLAARIGAEALTDADVIDRLEANTTSEVTSTIGVRTAKQNTVGNRAVQKMTAFRRRYPLETGEFDDSIESAGEYRELHQRLVHDDLPRFEKQFKTYLNTNTIRDVAGFQAQLNKQVDLIRERIDIINQSLVSIDYNPGRYIRLEQHPTPNTDVRDFRAELRACTESTAAEDDTDQYSEQKFLQVKSIIERFRGREGHTDQDTAWAKRVTDVRNWFVFSASERWREDDTEHETYTDSGGKSGGQKEKLAYTILAASLAYQFKLELDAARSKSFRFVVIDEAFGRGSDESTRYALKLFGQLGLQLLIVTPLQKIHVIEPFVKAVGYVDNTQEGDYSRLQCMTIEEYRERRAAHLLAQEAART from the coding sequence ATGCCGGGCCTGTTCAGCGCCGTCGAGCTGCAGGGTTCGGCTGCTCGCCGGACCGGCTTCCGTCTGACCCGGCTGGAGGTCTACAACTGGGGGACATTCCATCGCCGTGCCTGGAGGCTCGATCTCGACGGCGACAACGCCTTGCTCACCGGCGACATCGGCTCGGGGAAGTCCACCATCGTCGATGCGATCACAACGCTGCTCCTGCCGGCCAATCGCATCTCCTACAACAAAGCGGCCGGCGCAGAGGTACGCGAGCGCAGCCTGCGGTCGTACGTCCTGGGCTACTACAAGGCTGAACGCAGTGAGACGACCGGCACGTCCCGTCCGGTCGGGCTGCGCGGGCCCGGCTCCTTCTCCGTCGTGCTCGGCGTCTTCGGGAACGAGGGGTACGACATCGCGGTATCGCTCGCCCAGGTGTTCTGGACGAAGGAGGGCAACTCCGGTCAGCCGGAGCGGTTCTACGTCGCAGCCGACCGGCAGCTGTCCATCACTGAGGACTTCGCCGACTTCGGCAGCGATCTCATTGCCCTGCGGCGGCGGCTGCGCGGTTCCGGTGCACGAGTCCACGATCACTTCCCGGAGTACGGCAGGGACTTCCGCCGCCGCCTGGGTATCGAGTCCGAGCAGGCCATGGAGCTGTTCCACCAGACCGTGTCCATGAAGTCGGTCGGCGACCTGAACGATTTCGTGCGCAGCCACATGCTCGAGCCGTTCGACGCCAAGACATGGATCGAGAAGCTGGTTGGGCACTTCGACGACCTCACCAAGGCCCACGACGCCGTGGTCAAGGCCCGCTCACAGCGCGACGAACTAGAGCCTCTGCTGGCCGACTGCGCAGCATATGACGAGCTGGTCGCAGAGATCGCCGCGCTGACGGCCGAGCGCGACGCGTTGCCGTTCTTCTGCGCCGACCGCAAGGCAAGCCTGCTTCAGCTGCGCATCGGCGAACTGGACAGAGAGATCGCCACGAAGCAGAGAGAACAGGCGGTGCGAGAAACCGCGTTGGCCGAGCTCGATGCCCGCAAGCGGGCCCTCGAGCTCGAGCGGGCCGGCCGCGGTGGCGACCGACTGGCCGATATCGAACGCCAGATCGGGGAGAACGAGAAGCTCCGCGATGAACGGCAGAAGCGGTGGGACCGGTTCAACGACCTGTTGCGCCAGGCCGAGCTTCCACTGCTGGAACAAGCGGACCAGTTCCAGGATCGCCTGAGTCAGATCGCCGTGCTGTCCGAGTCGGCGGACACCGCCGATGCCGAGGTACAGAACCGCCTGGTCGAGGTCGCGACCGACCAGAAGGAGTTCGGACGGGAAGCCAAAGACCTCAACACCGAGCTGGTGAGCCTGCGAGAGCGCCGCACCAACATCCCCGCCCGCAGCCTTGAGCTGCGCTCATGGATGTGCGGCGAACTCGGCGTCGCCGAGGCTGCGCTGCCGTTCGCCGGTGAGCTGATCCAGGTCCGGCGTGAGTGGTCGCAGTGGGAGGGCGCCGCTGAGCGGCTGCTTCGCGGCTTCGGCCTGTCGTTGCTGGTACCCGACGAGCACTATCGAGCGGCGTCGAGTTGGATCAACGGCCGCCACCTGGGTGCCCGGCTGGTGTACTACCGGGTACCGCGGACGCCCGCGCCGATGCCGGCCGACGACCTGTCCGATCGCGCCCTCTTCCACCGGCTGGAGATCGCCGACTCCGACTTCTACCCCTGGATCGAGCGGCAGTTGGCGCACCGAGCCGGGGTCGAGTGCGTCGATTCGATGGACGAGTTCCACCGCGCACGTCGCGCGATCACCCTGGCAGGGCAGATCAAGGAGGCCGGCCGCCACGAGAAGGACGATCGCAGGCGTCTCGATGACCGCAGCCAGTACGTGCTCGGCTGGAGCAACGAGGAGAAGATCGACACGCTGCTCGACCGTGCGTCCAAGGTTCAGCGTCGCATGGGCGAGCTCGCAGGGGAGCGCCAGCGGCTCGAAGCGGCGCTCGCCCGCGCTAGCGAGCGGCGCGGCGTCCTGGCGAGGCTGGACGAGCTGCGCGACTACACCCAGCTCGACTGGGCCGAAGTCGTGACCAAGATCGCGACGCTGGCTGCCGAGCAACAGCGGATCGAGTCCTCTTCCAGCGCGTTGGAGCGGCTTGCGAACGAGATCGAGGGCATCAAGCGAGCGATCGGCGAGGCGGGGACTGCTCGCGACGCCTTGCTTGCTGCCGTTGCACGGCTGGAGGACCGGCGCGGCCGCGACCGGAAGGCGCTCGAACAAGCCCGGGTAGTGCTCGCCGACTCCGGCTACGTGGCCGCGGTGACCATGTTCGACCGATTGGCTGCGCGAATCGGCGCCGAAGCGCTGACCGATGCCGACGTCATCGATCGGTTGGAGGCCAACACGACGAGCGAGGTCACGTCGACGATCGGCGTGCGCACTGCCAAGCAGAACACGGTCGGCAACCGGGCCGTACAGAAGATGACCGCCTTCCGGCGGAGGTACCCACTAGAGACCGGCGAGTTCGATGACTCGATCGAGTCCGCTGGGGAGTACCGCGAGCTCCATCAGCGGCTCGTCCACGACGACCTGCCGCGCTTCGAGAAGCAGTTCAAGACATATCTCAACACCAACACGATCCGGGACGTCGCGGGCTTCCAGGCACAGCTCAACAAGCAGGTCGATCTCATCAGGGAACGAATCGACATCATCAACCAGTCCCTGGTGAGCATCGACTACAACCCCGGCCGCTACATCCGGCTCGAGCAGCACCCGACGCCGAACACCGACGTCCGTGACTTCCGGGCTGAGCTTCGGGCGTGCACCGAGAGTACAGCCGCCGAGGACGACACCGACCAGTACTCAGAGCAGAAGTTCTTGCAGGTCAAGTCAATCATTGAGCGGTTCCGGGGTCGCGAGGGCCACACCGATCAGGACACCGCGTGGGCGAAGCGGGTCACCGATGTGCGCAACTGGTTCGTGTTCTCCGCGTCGGAGCGCTGGCGCGAGGACGACACCGAGCACGAGACCTACACCGACTCAGGTGGCAAATCGGGAGGACAGAAGGAGAAGCTGGCCTACACCATCCTGGCGGCGTCGCTGGCCTACCAGTTCAAGCTCGAGCTGGACGCGGCGCGATCGAAGTCGTTCCGGTTCGTCGTCATCGACGAGGCGTTCGGTCGAGGCTCGGACGAGTCGACGCGCTACGCGCTCAAGCTGTTCGGTCAACTCGGGTTGCAGTTGTTGATCGTCACGCCGCTGCAGAAGATCCATGTGATCGAGCCGTTCGTGAAGGCCGTCGGATACGTGGACAACACCCAGGAAGGTGACTACTCACGGCTGCAGTGCATGACCATCGAGGAGTATCGCGAGCGGCGAGCCGCGCATCTTCTGGCCCAGGAAGCCGCACGGACATGA
- a CDS encoding Wadjet anti-phage system protein JetD domain-containing protein, whose translation MTSWTTPDDVERKLRRRWESGGPLRAFAEDVSWEPVGVLLRGPTAGEVAAGLDQVQAWVRVWQRVGGRLGRLEYRRVGGRLVGTNELPARLWVDSYDGLWSAVGAEKQVRRFTELVAAARTSTPRLVEWMLGHPLRVLELESEWPAITRTIQWIDVGSDHGRYLRQIDVPGVDTKFIERHRIVLATLLDHQLDVNRIDLSKPRADFAGRYGFLRRPRYARLRSLTPGRALVDGYGELMFRTDELARRPLPGATVYVIENETTYLAFPAVDDALALFGGGYAVSVLESLSWLSERDVVYWGDIDTHGFAILDRLRRHFPQVRSMLMDRATLLAHEGQWVTEEAQHVAHLENLRPDETDLYSDLVEDVLGPSIRLEQERIWYPLIERAIAAAATGVNR comes from the coding sequence ATGACGTCGTGGACCACGCCGGACGATGTCGAACGCAAGCTCCGGCGCCGATGGGAGTCCGGCGGCCCGCTGCGTGCGTTCGCCGAGGACGTGTCGTGGGAACCGGTCGGCGTACTGCTGCGTGGCCCGACGGCCGGTGAAGTGGCCGCCGGCCTGGACCAAGTGCAGGCGTGGGTCCGAGTCTGGCAACGCGTCGGCGGGCGGCTGGGCCGGCTGGAGTACCGGCGTGTCGGCGGGCGGCTGGTCGGGACGAACGAGCTGCCCGCCCGGCTGTGGGTTGACAGCTACGACGGGCTGTGGTCGGCGGTCGGTGCAGAGAAGCAGGTGCGGCGATTCACTGAGCTGGTGGCGGCTGCGCGGACATCCACTCCACGGCTCGTGGAGTGGATGCTCGGGCATCCACTGCGCGTCCTGGAACTCGAGTCCGAGTGGCCGGCGATCACCAGGACCATCCAGTGGATCGACGTCGGCTCCGATCACGGGCGCTACCTCCGCCAGATCGATGTTCCCGGAGTGGACACCAAGTTCATCGAACGCCACCGCATCGTGCTCGCCACGCTGCTCGATCACCAGCTCGACGTGAACCGGATCGATCTGAGCAAGCCGCGCGCCGATTTCGCTGGACGGTACGGCTTCCTGCGGCGACCGAGGTACGCACGGCTGCGATCGCTGACACCTGGCCGGGCGCTCGTCGACGGCTATGGCGAGCTGATGTTCCGGACGGACGAGCTTGCGCGCCGGCCTCTGCCCGGCGCAACCGTCTACGTCATCGAGAACGAAACGACCTATCTCGCGTTCCCGGCTGTCGACGACGCTCTCGCGTTGTTCGGTGGCGGCTATGCGGTATCCGTACTCGAGTCGCTGAGCTGGTTGAGTGAGCGTGACGTCGTCTACTGGGGCGACATCGACACGCATGGATTCGCCATTCTGGATCGGCTCCGACGCCACTTTCCGCAGGTACGTTCGATGCTGATGGACCGCGCGACGCTTCTTGCACATGAAGGGCAATGGGTCACCGAAGAAGCTCAGCATGTCGCACACCTGGAGAACCTTCGGCCTGATGAGACGGACCTGTACAGCGACCTGGTCGAGGACGTCCTAGGACCGTCGATACGGCTTGAACAGGAGCGCATCTGGTACCCGCTGATCGAGCGCGCTATCGCTGCCGCAGCCACTGGCGTCAACCGCTGA
- a CDS encoding CapA family protein, with protein sequence MRSRRPRLVLAGGIAAAAVIAGAPLPDHRDEPVPTTGGPERPLAAPPDPLDDLPVTPAPDDAATDDTTDGDAADGDTPTIQLAFAGDVHFEGAYTGVPALPGSTLGPMSEILTEADLAMVNLESALTLRGEPAAKELEDPTNRFWFRTGPAALDLLARSGVDVVSIANNHGADYGRTGLADTVQAGETGAVAVVGVGRNDRQAYAPHRVRVKGTDVAIHAADASPLESADPTWAAAPGTGLGIASARGPQEATLAAAVARSAQVDDVVIVYLHWGEEFNACPTPVQQDLARTLAEAGADIVLGSHAHTPLGGGLQGSTYVNYGLGNFYWYHGREPDTGVLRLAVRDGEVVGDEWLPGRIPPAGGGPGLLTGDARTEAVNEWHALRGCTGLAPGPGADPAAPAEPPGTPTAADDALPDFASSVEPIGPSVALAMQSHDPATCPVPLTDLRHLVVTHVGFDGRARRGELVVHADVAEDVVGVFQALYESRFPIERMLLVDEYGGDDDLSMANNNTSGYNCRRVAGQQHWSDHAFGRAIDINPVQNPYVVGGEVRPPAAAPFAVVDRSGSTPALPGVITDGDIVRQAFERAGWEWGGDFSDPDYQHFSAPAGP encoded by the coding sequence ATGCGGAGCCGTCGTCCTCGCCTCGTTCTCGCGGGAGGCATCGCAGCGGCCGCCGTCATCGCCGGCGCGCCGCTGCCGGACCACCGCGACGAGCCGGTGCCGACCACGGGCGGGCCCGAACGTCCGCTCGCCGCCCCACCGGACCCGCTCGACGACCTTCCGGTGACCCCGGCCCCGGACGACGCGGCAACCGACGACACCACCGACGGCGACGCAGCAGACGGCGACACCCCGACCATCCAGCTCGCGTTCGCCGGCGACGTCCACTTCGAGGGCGCGTACACCGGCGTTCCGGCGCTGCCCGGCTCCACCCTCGGCCCGATGTCGGAAATCCTCACCGAGGCCGACCTCGCCATGGTCAACCTCGAGTCGGCGCTGACGCTGCGGGGCGAGCCGGCGGCCAAGGAGCTCGAGGACCCCACCAACCGGTTCTGGTTCCGCACCGGCCCGGCCGCGCTCGACCTGCTGGCCCGCTCCGGCGTCGACGTCGTGTCGATCGCGAACAACCACGGGGCCGACTACGGCCGGACCGGCCTCGCCGACACCGTCCAGGCGGGCGAGACCGGCGCCGTCGCCGTCGTCGGGGTGGGGCGGAACGACCGGCAGGCGTACGCGCCGCACCGCGTGAGGGTCAAGGGCACCGACGTCGCCATCCACGCCGCCGACGCGTCGCCGCTCGAGAGCGCCGACCCGACCTGGGCCGCCGCGCCCGGCACCGGGCTGGGCATCGCGTCGGCGCGCGGCCCGCAGGAGGCGACGCTCGCGGCCGCCGTCGCCCGGTCGGCACAGGTGGACGACGTCGTCATCGTCTACCTGCACTGGGGCGAGGAGTTCAACGCCTGCCCGACGCCGGTCCAGCAGGACCTGGCCCGTACGCTCGCCGAGGCCGGCGCCGACATCGTCCTGGGGAGCCACGCGCACACCCCGCTCGGCGGCGGCCTGCAGGGCTCGACGTACGTCAACTACGGGCTCGGGAACTTCTACTGGTACCACGGCCGCGAGCCCGACACCGGCGTGCTGCGGCTCGCGGTTCGCGACGGCGAGGTCGTCGGCGACGAGTGGCTGCCGGGGCGGATCCCGCCCGCGGGCGGCGGCCCCGGCCTGCTCACGGGTGACGCCCGCACCGAGGCCGTGAACGAGTGGCACGCATTGCGCGGATGCACCGGTCTGGCGCCGGGACCCGGCGCCGATCCGGCGGCGCCCGCCGAACCGCCCGGCACGCCCACGGCCGCCGACGACGCGCTGCCCGACTTCGCGTCGTCCGTCGAGCCGATCGGTCCCTCGGTGGCCCTCGCCATGCAGAGCCACGACCCCGCGACCTGCCCGGTCCCGCTCACCGACCTGCGCCACCTCGTCGTCACCCACGTCGGGTTCGACGGCCGCGCCCGCCGCGGCGAGCTGGTCGTCCACGCCGACGTCGCCGAGGACGTCGTCGGCGTGTTCCAGGCGCTCTACGAGTCGCGGTTCCCGATCGAGCGCATGCTCCTGGTCGACGAGTACGGCGGCGACGACGACCTGTCCATGGCCAACAACAACACGTCCGGCTACAACTGCCGCCGCGTCGCCGGCCAGCAGCACTGGTCCGACCACGCCTTCGGGCGGGCCATCGACATCAACCCGGTCCAGAACCCGTACGTCGTCGGCGGCGAGGTGCGACCCCCGGCCGCCGCCCCGTTCGCCGTCGTCGACCGGAGCGGGAGCACACCGGCCCTCCCCGGTGTCATCACCGACGGCGACATCGTGCGGCAGGCGTTCGAGCGGGCCGGCTGGGAGTGGGGCGGCGACTTCTCCGACCCCGACTACCAGCACTTCAGCGCGCCCGCGGGACCGTAG
- a CDS encoding type II toxin-antitoxin system Phd/YefM family antitoxin codes for MATTKVGIREFRAGLADYIASDTPVVVTRHGQTVGFFIPAKSDLSAEVAALRTAAARLDELLEAEHVDADEIVEDFKAARRKTAR; via the coding sequence ATGGCGACGACCAAGGTGGGCATCCGCGAGTTCCGCGCGGGGCTGGCCGACTACATCGCTTCCGACACTCCGGTCGTGGTCACACGGCACGGCCAGACGGTCGGATTCTTCATCCCGGCCAAGAGCGACCTGTCCGCGGAAGTGGCCGCCCTACGGACCGCGGCCGCGCGACTGGACGAACTGCTGGAAGCCGAGCACGTCGACGCTGACGAGATCGTCGAGGACTTCAAGGCGGCCCGGCGCAAGACGGCGCGCTAG